A section of the Pseudomonas fluorescens genome encodes:
- a CDS encoding flagellin, whose amino-acid sequence MAMSVNTNITSLGVQKNLNKASDALSQSMNRLSSGLKINSAKDDAAGMQIANRLNNQVKGLNVAISNANNGVSIAQTAEGAMQESTNTLQRLRELALQAANGDKSDADRVSLQQEFTAKVGELNRIASTTTFGGRNLLDGSFNNVAFQIGANANETISFGMTDISSTALKGNFKEAAVDGTAMTGLAATATGSVLGDKATKAGAAATATVATDAFTINGVEIALGVATAGAQAGTDAAAAINAKTAQTGVSATTTAAGVVTLNSKSDIVLGASAVAGATDGLAKLGLGAPGTTAAVATTATSAMGVTGAISVNGTAVTWTGADTMTNVLTNIAAAAGTGATATFTDGRVKVTSGNGEDIKLANTASGSLSQLGLSAGTSQAKLTADTSIDVNGVEVKFKKGDTADAIVASINSASTGVQASKNADGTLNLFADKDITIKDGSAGTGLAALGLTAVANAGTKTAVTMETSVSDLSILTAASSQQAIQALDDAMQQIDSQRSQLGAVQNRFASTVANLQSISQNSSAAKGRVEDADFASEAAELTKQQTLQQASTAILSQANQLPSAVLKLLQ is encoded by the coding sequence ATTACTTCCCTGGGCGTCCAGAAGAACCTGAACAAAGCTTCCGACGCTTTGAGCCAGTCGATGAACCGTCTGTCTTCCGGCCTGAAAATCAACAGCGCCAAAGACGATGCCGCTGGCATGCAGATCGCCAACCGTCTGAACAACCAGGTCAAAGGCCTGAACGTTGCAATCTCCAACGCCAACAACGGCGTGTCGATTGCCCAGACCGCTGAAGGCGCAATGCAAGAATCCACCAACACCCTGCAGCGTCTGCGTGAACTCGCCCTGCAAGCGGCGAACGGTGATAAAAGCGACGCTGACCGTGTTTCCCTGCAGCAAGAATTCACCGCTAAAGTCGGCGAGCTGAACCGTATTGCCAGCACCACCACCTTCGGTGGTCGTAACCTGCTGGACGGTTCGTTCAACAACGTAGCATTCCAGATCGGTGCAAACGCCAACGAAACTATCTCGTTCGGTATGACTGATATCAGCTCGACTGCTCTGAAGGGTAACTTCAAAGAAGCCGCTGTAGACGGCACCGCAATGACTGGTTTGGCTGCAACTGCTACTGGTTCGGTCTTGGGTGACAAGGCTACTAAAGCTGGTGCAGCAGCAACCGCTACAGTTGCTACTGACGCATTCACCATCAACGGTGTAGAGATTGCCCTGGGTGTTGCTACTGCAGGTGCTCAGGCTGGTACTGACGCAGCGGCAGCTATCAACGCTAAAACTGCCCAGACCGGCGTAAGTGCTACTACTACAGCTGCTGGTGTTGTGACCCTGAACTCTAAGAGCGATATCGTTCTGGGCGCCTCTGCTGTAGCTGGTGCTACTGACGGTCTGGCTAAGCTGGGTCTGGGCGCTCCTGGTACAACCGCAGCTGTAGCTACAACCGCCACTAGTGCAATGGGTGTTACCGGTGCCATCTCTGTTAACGGCACTGCAGTAACTTGGACTGGTGCTGACACCATGACCAACGTGCTGACCAATATTGCAGCCGCAGCTGGTACTGGTGCTACTGCAACTTTCACTGACGGTCGCGTTAAAGTCACATCGGGTAATGGTGAAGACATCAAGCTGGCTAACACTGCATCTGGTTCGCTGTCGCAACTGGGGCTGTCGGCTGGTACTTCCCAGGCTAAGCTGACTGCTGACACTTCCATCGATGTAAACGGCGTTGAAGTCAAGTTCAAGAAAGGTGACACCGCTGACGCGATCGTAGCATCGATCAACAGCGCCAGCACCGGCGTTCAAGCCAGCAAAAATGCTGACGGTACCCTGAACCTGTTCGCTGACAAAGACATCACCATCAAGGACGGTAGCGCTGGTACTGGTCTGGCCGCCTTGGGTCTGACTGCTGTTGCCAACGCCGGTACCAAAACTGCCGTCACCATGGAAACCAGCGTTTCCGACCTGAGCATCCTGACTGCCGCTTCGTCCCAGCAAGCCATCCAGGCCCTGGACGACGCCATGCAGCAGATCGACAGCCAGCGTTCGCAGCTGGGTGCGGTGCAAAACCGTTTCGCCAGCACCGTGGCCAACCTGCAGAGCATTTCGCAGAACTCCTCGGCTGCCAAAGGCCGCGTAGAAGACGCTGACTTCGCTTCCGAAGCCGCTGAACTGACTAAGCAACAAACCCTGCAACAGGCCTCCACTGCGATCCTGTCCCAGGCCAACCAACTGCCATCCGCTGTACTGAAGCTGCTTCAGTAA
- a CDS encoding flagellar protein FlaG, which yields MDMSIKLNASYPAVTTQAPAATAVRAKPVPQAETESAEEPQRVALEKAVTDMREFVQASQRNLDFSIDDSTGKVVVKVIATDSGEVIRQIPSEIALKLAQNLSDASSLLFDTKA from the coding sequence ATGGACATGAGCATCAAGCTGAACGCGTCTTACCCGGCTGTTACCACCCAGGCTCCCGCCGCGACTGCAGTACGGGCCAAGCCTGTCCCGCAGGCCGAGACCGAGTCCGCCGAGGAGCCCCAGCGCGTGGCACTGGAAAAAGCGGTCACCGATATGCGTGAGTTTGTGCAGGCTTCACAGCGCAACCTGGATTTTTCCATCGATGACTCCACCGGCAAAGTGGTAGTCAAGGTGATCGCCACCGACAGTGGCGAAGTGATTCGACAGATTCCATCGGAGATTGCGCTGAAGCTGGCGCAGAACCTGAGCGATGCCAGCAGCCTGTTGTTTGATACAAAGGCCTGA